One Deltaproteobacteria bacterium DNA window includes the following coding sequences:
- a CDS encoding 1-acyl-sn-glycerol-3-phosphate acyltransferase produces MENVPRRGAFILLPKHQRWEDVPLLSLAAPRLLYFMAKVELFSNPLLGRYISALGGIPVNRARPMESRDSFRLMAGLLQGGEGVVIFPEGTYYVGSVGAFQAGLVRYIHPRVEVPFIPVGIRYLPGRGRMEVRIVFGKPLWGRTFDRTGDLLLQAMNDVAALSGLGPDPVAGIRETAGLYERES; encoded by the coding sequence ATGGAGAACGTCCCGAGAAGGGGCGCCTTCATCCTCCTGCCCAAGCATCAGCGCTGGGAAGATGTGCCGTTGCTTTCATTGGCGGCTCCCCGGCTGCTGTATTTCATGGCCAAGGTCGAACTCTTCTCGAATCCCCTGTTGGGCCGTTACATCTCCGCTCTCGGCGGCATCCCTGTAAATCGAGCCCGGCCCATGGAAAGCAGGGATTCCTTTCGGTTGATGGCGGGGCTCCTTCAAGGGGGCGAAGGTGTGGTGATCTTTCCGGAAGGGACCTATTACGTAGGAAGTGTGGGAGCCTTCCAGGCCGGGTTGGTCAGATACATACACCCGCGGGTGGAGGTCCCTTTTATTCCCGTTGGGATCCGTTACCTGCCGGGGAGAGGGCGGATGGAGGTGCGGATTGTTTTTGGGAAGCCCCTTTGGGGGCGGACTTTTGATCGAACGGGAGATCTTCTCCTTCAAGCAATGAATGACGTGGCGGCATTATCGGGCCTTGGACCCGATCCGGTTGCAGGAATTCGGGAAACGGCC